One stretch of Micromonospora echinospora DNA includes these proteins:
- a CDS encoding GNAT family N-acetyltransferase, producing MFRTARPDDFTSVIRLYRQLNPDDPHLGDGSDERAFARILATEGLHLFVLELDGAVVATTYLNVIPNLSRSASPYAVVENVVVDESRRGAGLGRQIMAGTLRAAWDAGCYKAMLMTGSRSPATHAFYLACGFSGDAKTAYLARPS from the coding sequence ATGTTCCGTACGGCCCGGCCCGACGACTTCACCTCGGTCATCCGCCTCTACCGGCAACTGAACCCGGACGACCCGCACCTCGGCGACGGCTCCGACGAACGGGCCTTCGCGCGGATCCTGGCCACCGAAGGTCTGCACCTGTTCGTGCTCGAACTGGACGGCGCGGTCGTCGCCACCACGTACCTCAACGTGATCCCCAACCTGAGCCGGTCGGCGTCGCCCTACGCGGTCGTCGAGAACGTGGTGGTCGACGAGTCGCGGCGCGGCGCCGGCCTGGGCAGGCAGATCATGGCCGGCACGCTGCGGGCCGCCTGGGACGCGGGCTGCTACAAGGCGATGCTCATGACCGGGTCACGCTCGCCCGCGACCCACGCCTTCTACCTGGCCTGCGGGTTCTCCGGCGACGCGAAGACCGCCTACCTGGCCCGGCCGTCGTGA